One genomic segment of bacterium includes these proteins:
- a CDS encoding SUMF1/EgtB/PvdO family nonheme iron enzyme produces MTKRDMMRFPVLVAIAALLGGCGAADLYVAPESPFHIVGRVPLPSANEGVAALGQYAYVAGGQAGLHVIDISDPGDPRLIDTINTTKYAGSIELIRTFADQTLLDIALVVEGTEGITTYDVTDPFDVVSFNQGTTAVDGNRIFVEETDDPDEPFVVYLAESWKGVRIFESTPDFPGVLAYNGVFAGTQGYAMGIAAKDGYAYVADDEMGLAVLDVRERVLGAVRLVSWCDSPGNALDVAVDGDYAYVADGTEGIAIYRIDGGETPVKLAQLDLTAYSRSIVVARGYALLCAADGGVHVVDVRDPENPAYAGTVETGYASDLCIAPSGHVLVADRQQGILVLAGPDLSSDTRAPAPVTTLAGAFLSSSSVRLTWQATGDDGYYGTASAYEMRYAQTAILDEADWEAAQPVAGLPAPTDAGSEQSADVTGLLQETTWHFALKVLDEEGHVSDLSNDAAVTTPSGTFLSGAGVEPDFGTLATEFTFEVTYFDDDGDEPVTRDAEIDGLVSAMAYVSGEPETGSLYRLATTLAAGVHSYRFLFDDGQGNLATAEPADRPVVGTAAFVMGSPGGETGRRYDEVQFEVALTREIVVAPVEVTQLAWNALMPVNPSTFVGDDLPVHNVSWFDAIDYCNALSDQDGLVLAYTVDGPYVTWHRGADGWRLPTEAEWEYHCRAGTATGLYNGELTEVHCGADALLDAAGWYCGNADAPRAKQQKAANAFGMYDMLGNVREWCWDWYGPYPEGPVLDPEGPADGEQRVVRGGSWHYYARDCRSAARGTFYPTSADDFVGFRVVRTPD; encoded by the coding sequence ATGACGAAGCGCGACATGATGAGGTTTCCCGTGCTGGTGGCGATCGCGGCGTTGCTGGGAGGTTGCGGCGCGGCCGACCTCTACGTGGCGCCCGAGTCCCCCTTCCACATCGTCGGCAGGGTGCCCCTGCCCAGCGCCAACGAAGGCGTCGCCGCCCTCGGACAGTACGCCTACGTGGCCGGCGGGCAGGCCGGGCTGCACGTGATCGACATCTCCGATCCCGGCGACCCGCGGCTGATCGATACCATCAACACCACCAAGTACGCGGGCAGCATCGAGTTGATCCGCACCTTCGCCGACCAGACCCTGCTGGACATCGCGCTGGTCGTCGAGGGCACCGAGGGCATCACGACCTACGACGTGACCGATCCGTTCGACGTGGTCTCCTTCAACCAGGGCACCACGGCCGTGGACGGCAACCGCATCTTCGTCGAGGAAACGGACGATCCCGACGAGCCCTTCGTCGTCTACCTGGCCGAGAGCTGGAAGGGCGTGCGCATCTTCGAGTCGACGCCCGATTTCCCCGGCGTGCTGGCGTACAACGGCGTCTTCGCGGGCACGCAGGGCTACGCCATGGGCATCGCCGCCAAGGACGGCTACGCCTACGTTGCCGACGACGAGATGGGCCTGGCGGTTCTCGACGTGCGCGAGCGCGTGCTGGGCGCCGTGCGGCTCGTGAGCTGGTGCGACTCGCCGGGCAACGCCCTCGACGTGGCCGTCGACGGCGACTACGCCTACGTGGCCGACGGCACCGAGGGCATCGCGATCTACCGCATCGACGGCGGCGAGACGCCGGTCAAGCTCGCCCAGCTCGACCTGACCGCCTACAGCCGCTCGATCGTGGTCGCCCGCGGCTACGCGCTGCTCTGCGCCGCCGACGGCGGCGTGCACGTGGTGGACGTGCGCGACCCGGAAAACCCCGCCTACGCCGGGACCGTCGAGACGGGCTACGCCTCCGATCTCTGCATCGCCCCCTCCGGTCACGTGCTCGTGGCCGACCGCCAGCAGGGCATCCTGGTGCTGGCGGGACCCGACCTGTCCAGCGACACCCGCGCACCAGCCCCCGTGACGACACTCGCCGGCGCGTTCCTGAGCTCATCCTCGGTCCGCCTCACCTGGCAGGCCACCGGCGACGACGGCTACTACGGCACCGCCAGCGCCTACGAGATGCGCTACGCCCAGACCGCCATCCTGGACGAGGCCGACTGGGAAGCGGCGCAGCCCGTCGCCGGACTGCCCGCCCCGACGGACGCGGGCAGCGAGCAATCGGCCGACGTGACGGGCCTGCTGCAGGAGACCACCTGGCACTTCGCCCTGAAGGTCCTCGACGAGGAAGGACACGTGTCCGACCTGTCCAACGACGCGGCCGTGACCACCCCCTCCGGCACCTTCCTGAGCGGCGCCGGCGTCGAGCCCGACTTCGGGACCCTCGCCACGGAATTCACCTTCGAGGTGACCTACTTCGACGACGACGGCGACGAACCGGTCACCCGCGACGCTGAGATCGACGGCCTGGTCTCGGCGATGGCCTACGTGTCGGGCGAGCCCGAGACCGGCTCCCTGTATCGCCTGGCGACAACTCTCGCCGCCGGCGTCCACAGCTACCGCTTCCTCTTCGACGACGGTCAGGGCAACCTCGCGACCGCCGAGCCGGCGGACCGGCCCGTGGTCGGCACGGCCGCTTTCGTCATGGGCAGCCCGGGCGGCGAGACCGGTCGGCGCTACGACGAGGTCCAGTTCGAGGTCGCGCTGACCCGCGAAATCGTGGTCGCGCCCGTGGAGGTGACCCAGCTCGCCTGGAACGCGCTCATGCCCGTGAATCCCTCGACCTTCGTGGGCGACGATCTGCCGGTGCACAACGTCAGCTGGTTCGACGCCATCGACTACTGCAACGCCCTGTCCGACCAGGACGGCCTCGTCCTCGCCTACACCGTGGACGGTCCCTACGTGACCTGGCATCGCGGCGCCGACGGCTGGCGCCTGCCCACCGAGGCCGAGTGGGAGTACCACTGCCGCGCCGGCACCGCGACCGGCCTCTACAACGGCGAGCTCACGGAGGTCCACTGCGGCGCCGACGCCCTCCTGGACGCCGCCGGCTGGTACTGTGGCAACGCCGACGCGCCCCGAGCGAAGCAGCAGAAGGCCGCCAACGCGTTTGGCATGTACGACATGCTGGGCAACGTCCGCGAGTGGTGCTGGGACTGGTACGGCCCCTATCCCGAGGGACCGGTCCTGGACCCCGAGGGCCCCGCCGACGGCGAGCAGCGCGTAGTGCGCGGCGGCAGCTGGCACTACTACGCCCGCGACTGCCGCAGCGCGGCCCGCGGCACCTTCTATCCGACCTCGGCGGACGACTTCGTGGGCTTCCGCGTGGTGCGGACCCCGGATTAA
- a CDS encoding DUF1624 domain-containing protein, whose protein sequence is MAEKQRFEFIDQFRGLVGVMMALGHSNYYFNSVWLSLDPLDPFFGTAGQFWLRYMGYLCAPGFLMMNGAMVYYAYWRRIKNGVRDGRARWDFVQRGLFLIAVQLVWVNASWSGFTRLRLDHFGIIATIGASMLLLILMVRWRWQWRLAAAAALFAVHLLLLRIPYDHASWTHIPMQLFVDAGDYNKYPIIPWFALAVGGSVMAHFWFEAWRDNATRANRSMLIGAVLVLAAWGVRWWGGGYGNIFPHGEFLSWAFLLVQKYPPSLAHQLWFAGAVIFMVGLFCRMGMYTKLLRPFAIVGRVPMFFYAVHIPLLAIFTRRFGVYYREGEVLASFVGLVGLLAVMMPLAIWFGGVKRRSRNWFIRMI, encoded by the coding sequence GTGGCAGAGAAGCAGCGCTTCGAGTTCATCGACCAGTTCCGCGGGCTCGTCGGCGTCATGATGGCCCTCGGTCACAGCAACTACTACTTCAACTCGGTGTGGCTCAGCCTCGATCCGCTGGACCCGTTCTTCGGCACCGCCGGTCAGTTCTGGCTGCGCTACATGGGATACCTCTGCGCGCCGGGATTCCTGATGATGAACGGCGCGATGGTCTACTACGCCTACTGGCGCCGCATCAAGAACGGCGTCCGGGACGGGCGCGCCCGCTGGGACTTCGTGCAGCGCGGGCTCTTCCTGATCGCCGTGCAGCTCGTGTGGGTCAACGCCAGCTGGAGCGGCTTCACCCGGCTGCGCCTGGACCACTTCGGGATCATCGCCACCATCGGCGCCTCGATGCTGCTGCTGATCCTGATGGTGCGCTGGCGCTGGCAATGGCGCCTGGCGGCGGCGGCCGCGCTGTTCGCGGTCCATTTGCTGCTGCTGCGCATCCCCTACGATCACGCCTCCTGGACCCACATCCCCATGCAGCTCTTCGTGGACGCCGGCGACTACAACAAGTACCCGATCATCCCCTGGTTCGCCCTGGCGGTCGGGGGCAGCGTCATGGCCCACTTCTGGTTCGAGGCCTGGCGCGACAATGCCACCCGCGCAAACCGCAGCATGCTCATCGGCGCGGTCCTGGTGCTGGCGGCCTGGGGCGTGCGCTGGTGGGGCGGCGGCTACGGCAACATCTTCCCCCACGGCGAATTCCTGAGCTGGGCCTTCCTGCTGGTCCAGAAATACCCGCCCAGCCTGGCGCACCAGCTGTGGTTCGCGGGCGCGGTCATCTTCATGGTGGGCCTGTTCTGCCGCATGGGCATGTACACGAAGCTCCTGCGGCCTTTCGCCATCGTCGGGCGCGTGCCCATGTTCTTCTACGCCGTGCACATCCCGCTGCTGGCCATCTTCACGCGTCGCTTCGGCGTCTACTACCGCGAGGGGGAGGTGCTGGCTTCCTTCGTCGGACTGGTGGGGTTGCTGGCGGTCATGATGCCTCTTGCGATCTGGTTCGGGGGGGTCAAGCGGCGGTCGCGGAACTGGTTCATACGCATGATTTGA
- a CDS encoding S8 family serine peptidase encodes MTLRTAPITLLLAVTLAAASVAAAPLARRAVPKQRIPGMQTAAPSGRVIVKFSDTARITVTGDGVAATDKTSAGRIARLIENAAPGSTLRRRFRTEPADIDALRAAAEARSGLDLPDLNTYGVIEPDARDRASLLRIVERLLADPSVETAYLEPSYVPATLGFDAFTGIYTPPASDDDHDDSHYAAPDAVDSQDYSLLQGYLGAPPEGIGALAVAQTPGGRGENVKVVDVELSWLWNHEDLTSPFYTSGTPFDDQSWRNHGTAVQGVIRGADNGSGVRGVAPSCQIGGASIFSQSLPEAILKAAQIIAGGDIILIELHAPGPNATGIGEYGYVPVEYWQDNFDAILIATASGRIVCEAGGNGQQDLDGPAYRPLFDPDYRNSGAIMCGAARPDLEPEWFSNYGQRLDLHCWGREVATCAYGDLQGAVEGFPEEQWYTDSFSGTSSASAIIAGAVADMQGMARAQLGFSLNPQVMREVLTVTGTPYLPDTQHVGPRPDIAAAWSLASISVGNLNGRVTDSTSSLPIPYAIIVLPEHERRITTGADGLYSINLPAGPMTLEFDEYFYEMASIETYVTPGVDQTRDISLNRLPHVTLSGLVAGMDTLQLAGIRVWVPGKPILPAYTRENGAYDMPGLAAGKEVTILYDHKPWHGAHAEIITPVATETGFNTKYVRVPPAVESFTMSGGYQAFGLHWAWGVPTQGPESAFSPHRCWAVGLDGQYLNNAYATLTSATYTYPDTDLLRLSFHYWCSTESSFDGVNLELLVDDEWVLLEPMTGYTHDSVSALGSRPGWSGVIRDWRGAVFDLSDRDKDAVTFRFVFASDAAVRGEGFFVDDIAFADDRHAVAVEMEPQLPDAGAGPELTVYPNPFNPQTRITWRATRPGPVALTVFDTRGRLVRRLYDRDTRALHGAMTWRGEDDAGHRAPSGVYLIRFRDVAGGTATRRVTLMK; translated from the coding sequence ATGACCCTGCGCACAGCACCGATCACCCTCCTGCTGGCGGTGACGCTCGCCGCTGCGTCCGTGGCGGCGGCGCCGCTGGCGCGCAGGGCCGTGCCCAAGCAGAGAATACCCGGCATGCAGACGGCCGCGCCCAGCGGCCGCGTGATCGTGAAATTCAGTGACACCGCGCGAATCACAGTCACCGGCGACGGCGTCGCCGCCACGGACAAGACTTCCGCCGGCAGGATCGCGCGCCTGATCGAGAACGCTGCGCCGGGCAGCACGTTGCGCCGTCGTTTCCGGACGGAGCCGGCGGACATCGATGCCCTGCGAGCCGCGGCGGAGGCCCGCTCCGGCCTCGACCTGCCGGACCTGAACACCTACGGCGTGATCGAGCCGGACGCGAGGGACCGCGCCTCCCTGCTGCGGATAGTGGAGAGGCTGCTCGCGGACCCGTCCGTGGAGACGGCCTACCTGGAACCATCTTACGTGCCGGCCACGCTCGGCTTCGACGCGTTCACGGGAATCTACACGCCTCCCGCTTCCGATGATGATCACGACGACTCCCATTACGCCGCCCCGGACGCCGTCGATTCGCAGGATTACTCGCTCCTGCAGGGCTATCTGGGCGCGCCGCCCGAGGGGATCGGCGCCCTCGCGGTGGCGCAGACGCCGGGCGGCCGGGGCGAGAACGTCAAGGTCGTGGACGTCGAGCTGTCCTGGCTGTGGAACCACGAGGATCTGACGAGCCCCTTCTACACCAGCGGCACGCCGTTCGACGACCAGAGCTGGCGCAATCACGGCACGGCCGTGCAGGGAGTGATCAGGGGCGCCGACAACGGTTCCGGCGTGCGGGGCGTGGCTCCGTCGTGCCAGATCGGCGGCGCGTCCATCTTCTCGCAATCCCTGCCCGAAGCCATCCTGAAGGCCGCCCAGATCATCGCCGGCGGCGACATCATCCTGATCGAGCTGCACGCGCCGGGACCGAACGCCACCGGCATCGGCGAATACGGCTACGTGCCCGTCGAGTACTGGCAGGACAACTTCGACGCCATTCTCATCGCCACCGCCTCCGGACGGATCGTCTGCGAGGCCGGCGGCAACGGGCAGCAGGATCTGGACGGCCCCGCATACCGTCCGCTCTTCGATCCCGATTATCGCAATTCCGGGGCCATCATGTGCGGCGCCGCCCGCCCCGACCTGGAACCGGAGTGGTTCTCCAACTACGGACAACGCCTGGATCTACACTGCTGGGGCCGCGAGGTCGCGACCTGCGCCTACGGCGACCTGCAGGGAGCCGTCGAGGGGTTCCCCGAAGAGCAGTGGTACACCGATTCGTTCAGCGGCACCTCGAGCGCGTCCGCCATCATCGCCGGCGCCGTGGCCGACATGCAGGGCATGGCCAGGGCGCAACTCGGCTTCTCGCTGAATCCCCAAGTCATGCGGGAAGTGCTCACCGTGACAGGCACTCCCTACCTGCCGGACACCCAACACGTGGGCCCGCGCCCCGACATCGCAGCCGCCTGGTCGCTCGCCTCGATTTCCGTCGGCAACCTCAACGGACGGGTCACCGACAGCACATCGAGCCTGCCGATCCCCTACGCAATCATCGTTCTCCCGGAACACGAACGGAGGATCACCACCGGCGCCGACGGTCTGTACAGCATCAACCTGCCGGCCGGACCGATGACCCTCGAGTTCGACGAGTATTTCTACGAGATGGCCTCGATCGAGACGTACGTGACGCCAGGCGTCGACCAGACGCGGGACATCTCCCTGAACAGGTTGCCACACGTCACCCTGTCCGGGCTCGTGGCCGGGATGGACACGCTCCAGCTCGCCGGCATCCGCGTCTGGGTGCCCGGCAAGCCGATCCTGCCCGCCTATACGCGCGAGAACGGGGCGTACGACATGCCCGGCCTGGCCGCGGGCAAGGAAGTCACGATCCTCTACGACCACAAGCCCTGGCACGGTGCGCACGCCGAGATCATCACGCCCGTGGCGACCGAGACCGGCTTCAACACGAAATACGTGCGCGTACCCCCCGCCGTGGAGTCGTTCACGATGTCCGGCGGGTACCAGGCCTTCGGCCTCCACTGGGCCTGGGGCGTACCGACGCAGGGACCCGAGTCCGCCTTCTCGCCCCACAGGTGCTGGGCCGTGGGCCTGGATGGTCAATACCTGAACAACGCCTACGCCACCCTCACATCCGCCACCTACACGTACCCGGACACGGACCTGCTCCGCCTCAGCTTCCACTACTGGTGTTCCACGGAATCGAGTTTCGACGGCGTGAACCTGGAACTGCTGGTCGACGATGAATGGGTCCTGCTGGAGCCGATGACGGGCTACACCCACGACAGCGTCTCGGCCCTGGGCTCCCGGCCCGGCTGGTCCGGGGTGATCCGCGACTGGCGGGGCGCCGTGTTCGACCTCTCGGACCGGGACAAGGACGCGGTCACCTTCCGCTTCGTCTTCGCCTCCGATGCCGCGGTGCGCGGGGAGGGCTTCTTTGTCGACGACATCGCCTTCGCCGACGACAGGCATGCCGTCGCCGTGGAAATGGAGCCGCAGCTTCCCGACGCGGGAGCGGGACCCGAGTTGACCGTCTATCCCAATCCCTTCAATCCCCAGACCCGCATCACCTGGCGCGCGACGCGCCCCGGCCCGGTCGCCTTGACCGTCTTCGACACGCGCGGACGCCTCGTGCGCAGGCTCTACGACCGCGACACCCGGGCGCTCCACGGCGCGATGACCTGGCGGGGAGAGGACGACGCGGGACACCGGGCGCCCAGCGGCGTCTACCTTATCCGGTTCCGCGACGTCGCCGGCGGGACGGCCACCCGGCGCGTGACCCTCATGAAGTGA
- the pgsC gene encoding poly-gamma-glutamate biosynthesis protein PgsC yields MGVAAGGLIVPGYIALHLHQPLRVAGTIVAAMLTYGTVQLLSRFILLYGRRTLVFSVLVGFVFGYLTRYVLVFNAMLDTGLDVSIVQSIGYIIPGLIAYWMHRQGVIETISTMIMAAFLVRLALVLAHGGRLVDMAIG; encoded by the coding sequence ATGGGCGTGGCGGCGGGCGGTCTCATCGTGCCGGGGTACATCGCCCTTCACCTGCACCAGCCGCTGCGCGTGGCGGGCACCATCGTCGCTGCCATGCTCACCTACGGCACCGTCCAGCTGCTGAGCCGGTTCATCCTGCTCTACGGCCGGCGCACCCTGGTCTTCAGCGTGCTGGTGGGCTTCGTCTTCGGCTATCTGACGCGCTACGTGCTGGTCTTCAACGCCATGCTCGATACGGGGCTGGACGTGTCGATCGTGCAGTCCATCGGCTACATCATCCCCGGCCTGATCGCCTACTGGATGCATCGCCAGGGCGTGATCGAGACGATCAGCACGATGATCATGGCGGCTTTCCTGGTCCGGCTGGCGCTGGTCCTGGCACACGGAGGCAGGCTTGTTGACATGGCTATCGGCTAG
- a CDS encoding right-handed parallel beta-helix repeat-containing protein, with amino-acid sequence MPAQAWPLLSIWMIVCAAAAPSTARTWRVPDELPTIGAGLAAAAAGDTVLVSCGVYPEPGLEMTEGVVLRSTTGEADCVTVDAVWRGRILSCEGLSAATAVEGLTFANGMDAAAGAVFCNHADVAFRDCVFIGCITGLDGAGFYCNESAPLLERCVFAGNVADAGSGGGFCSRLADPVLRGCIFTNNRAGGWGGGFHATGGDNAPLLDKCVFTGNRAGVGGAIACKGTLTRLGDCELVYNDATGAGGGLYLDFGALVVATDVLFEGNAAPDGKAGLVTGSSTVLLQCCVLDRTAMTGTGVITYDDTDCDAGDERSAWGDVKRLYR; translated from the coding sequence GTGCCGGCACAGGCGTGGCCGCTGCTGTCGATCTGGATGATCGTATGCGCCGCCGCCGCACCGTCCACCGCCCGCACCTGGCGCGTGCCGGACGAGCTGCCCACCATCGGGGCCGGTCTCGCCGCCGCGGCCGCCGGCGACACCGTCCTGGTCTCCTGCGGCGTCTACCCCGAACCCGGACTCGAGATGACCGAAGGCGTCGTGCTGCGCAGCACGACCGGCGAGGCGGACTGCGTGACCGTGGATGCCGTCTGGCGGGGACGCATCCTCTCCTGCGAGGGGCTCTCCGCCGCCACGGCGGTCGAAGGCCTCACCTTCGCCAACGGGATGGATGCGGCCGCGGGCGCCGTCTTCTGCAACCACGCCGACGTGGCCTTCCGCGACTGCGTCTTCATCGGCTGCATCACGGGCCTCGACGGCGCGGGCTTCTACTGCAACGAATCGGCGCCCCTGCTGGAGCGGTGCGTCTTCGCCGGCAACGTGGCCGACGCGGGGTCCGGCGGCGGCTTCTGCAGCCGCCTCGCGGATCCGGTGCTGCGCGGCTGCATCTTCACGAACAACCGCGCCGGCGGCTGGGGCGGCGGCTTCCACGCCACGGGCGGCGACAACGCGCCGCTGCTCGACAAGTGCGTTTTTACGGGCAACCGCGCCGGAGTCGGCGGCGCCATCGCCTGCAAGGGTACGCTGACGCGTCTCGGCGATTGCGAGCTGGTCTACAACGACGCCACCGGGGCCGGCGGCGGTCTCTACCTGGATTTCGGCGCGCTAGTCGTCGCCACGGACGTCCTGTTCGAAGGCAACGCGGCTCCCGACGGCAAGGCGGGGCTGGTGACGGGCAGCAGCACCGTACTGCTGCAGTGCTGCGTCCTGGACCGCACGGCCATGACCGGCACTGGCGTCATCACCTACGACGACACGGACTGCGACGCGGGAGACGAGCGCAGCGCCTGGGGCGATGTCAAGCGGCTGTACCGCTGA
- the pgsW gene encoding poly-gamma-glutamate system protein produces the protein MLTWLSASRRPLILGGLAVLALLLQGVLERTRTPVKQRDYELKMAAAEKAYAAYLAVRRDRQMDNATVELESDPAGTGLIGPEESKITNSPGDLVAKQTCLNPNWAAVIVDMFRHAGLKAGDSVVIAVTGSFPGLNIAVYAAVEAMELLPVVITSVSASHWGASDPLFTWLDMEKLFIKEGVFDVRSAAATLGASDDMGRGLTPTGCQMVRAAIDRNDIPLLASRDIEDAITVRMAFIEECLDGRRCRAYVNVGGGVASLGATRNKHLIKRGLSTTLGVKNWPRKGCMVRMSDKGVPVIHLLNISDLAHDYGLPQPPDYDYLATPGEGDIFKRDSYRYSLVAVFFLVYAGLCAVVLAPEVRRKLLPPFGFVRRVGDVK, from the coding sequence TTGTTGACATGGCTATCGGCTAGCCGCCGCCCCCTGATCCTGGGCGGCCTCGCGGTGCTGGCGCTCCTGCTGCAGGGGGTGCTCGAAAGGACGCGTACGCCCGTCAAGCAACGAGACTATGAGCTCAAGATGGCCGCGGCCGAGAAGGCGTATGCGGCCTATCTTGCCGTCAGACGCGACCGGCAGATGGATAACGCGACGGTGGAGCTGGAAAGCGATCCGGCCGGTACTGGGCTGATTGGCCCCGAGGAAAGCAAAATCACCAACTCGCCAGGTGATCTGGTTGCCAAGCAGACATGCCTGAATCCTAACTGGGCGGCGGTGATCGTGGACATGTTCCGACACGCCGGCCTGAAGGCGGGCGACTCCGTGGTCATCGCCGTCACGGGCTCGTTTCCCGGCCTCAACATCGCCGTCTACGCTGCGGTGGAGGCCATGGAGCTCCTGCCGGTCGTCATCACATCGGTGAGCGCGTCCCATTGGGGTGCCAGTGATCCCTTGTTCACCTGGCTCGACATGGAAAAACTCTTCATCAAGGAGGGGGTCTTTGACGTGCGATCCGCCGCTGCGACACTCGGCGCCAGCGACGACATGGGGCGGGGCCTCACCCCGACAGGGTGCCAAATGGTCCGCGCCGCCATCGACCGCAACGATATTCCCTTACTTGCCTCGAGAGATATCGAGGATGCTATAACGGTCCGCATGGCCTTCATCGAGGAGTGCTTGGATGGACGCCGCTGTCGGGCCTATGTCAACGTGGGTGGCGGTGTGGCAAGCCTGGGTGCCACACGGAACAAGCATCTTATTAAACGCGGGTTGTCCACGACTCTCGGAGTGAAAAACTGGCCGCGAAAGGGGTGCATGGTCCGGATGTCGGACAAGGGTGTGCCGGTGATTCACCTACTGAATATCAGCGACCTGGCCCATGATTATGGACTGCCGCAGCCACCGGACTATGATTACTTGGCGACCCCCGGCGAGGGGGACATATTCAAGCGCGACAGCTACCGCTACTCGCTGGTGGCCGTGTTCTTCCTGGTCTATGCCGGACTATGCGCCGTTGTTCTGGCGCCGGAGGTCCGCCGCAAATTGCTTCCCCCCTTTGGCTTCGTCAGACGTGTAGGAGATGTGAAATGA
- a CDS encoding DUF2461 domain-containing protein: protein MPPEMLAFLSDLERNNRREWFQSQKSRYEMTVKEPALGFVADFAPRLARISPHFEADPRPVGGSLFRIYRDTRFSRDKTPYKTHVGIQFRHARGKSVHAPGFYLHVDPYRPFAGLGVWHPDGPTLASIRDAIVADPDGWRKAAHGKALRRVWDVTGDTLKRPPRGYPQDHPFVEDLKLKDFTAIAALTPDDLTAPDFARDLAALFRKGAPLMGFLCRAVGVAY from the coding sequence ATGCCTCCGGAGATGCTCGCCTTCCTGTCCGACCTCGAGCGGAACAACCGGCGCGAGTGGTTCCAGTCCCAGAAGTCGCGTTACGAGATGACCGTGAAGGAACCGGCTCTGGGATTCGTCGCGGACTTCGCCCCGCGCCTGGCCAGGATCAGTCCCCACTTCGAGGCCGATCCCCGCCCGGTCGGCGGCTCGCTGTTCCGCATCTACCGCGACACGCGGTTCAGCCGCGACAAGACACCCTACAAGACCCACGTGGGCATCCAGTTCCGTCACGCGCGGGGCAAGTCGGTCCACGCCCCGGGCTTCTACCTCCACGTGGACCCCTACCGGCCCTTCGCCGGTCTCGGCGTCTGGCATCCCGACGGACCCACGCTCGCGTCGATCCGCGACGCCATCGTAGCAGATCCAGACGGTTGGCGGAAAGCCGCACACGGCAAGGCGCTGCGCCGGGTCTGGGACGTCACGGGCGATACCCTCAAGCGCCCCCCGCGCGGCTACCCGCAGGATCATCCCTTCGTCGAGGATCTCAAGCTCAAGGACTTCACCGCGATCGCCGCCCTGACGCCCGACGACCTGACCGCGCCGGATTTCGCGCGCGACCTGGCGGCTCTGTTCCGCAAGGGCGCCCCGCTGATGGGCTTCCTCTGCCGGGCCGTGGGCGTGGCGTACTGA
- the pgsB gene encoding poly-gamma-glutamate synthase PgsB, whose protein sequence is MRFILFLLAVITILGLWEMARHRYMRRRIPLRIHVNGSRGKSSVTRLIAAGLHAGGLRTCAKTTGSAARFIHVDGSESPIVRHGSPNIREQLRVFRQAVSEKAEALVIECMAVRPDLQWTCEHRIVGSTHGVVTNVRSDHLEVQGPRLEDVARGLAGTIPCNAAFFTGEETFAPYLEQQARRRGSRFQRTVPSTVSEEDLAPFTYVEFAENVSLALDVCEAAGVQRCKALEGMWKVRPDVGALDRVRIDVPGKEVHFVNAFAANDPESTARIWEHLGLSKSPEAAIVLYNNRADRMRRARDLAPLFGDTITARRYVLVGESTAQLSDLFGRRVPRDSVVDLGGLDAAEAWRRLVEICGERATVVGVGNIGGAGMALLDLLREKEVAP, encoded by the coding sequence GTGAGGTTCATCCTGTTCTTGCTGGCCGTGATCACGATCCTCGGGCTGTGGGAGATGGCGCGGCACCGCTACATGCGTCGTCGCATACCCCTGCGCATCCACGTGAACGGCAGCCGGGGCAAATCCTCCGTTACGCGCCTGATCGCCGCGGGCCTGCATGCTGGAGGACTGCGCACGTGCGCCAAGACCACCGGTTCGGCGGCGCGCTTCATCCACGTCGACGGCAGCGAATCCCCGATCGTGAGGCACGGTTCGCCCAACATCCGCGAGCAGCTGCGCGTCTTCCGGCAGGCGGTGTCGGAGAAGGCCGAGGCGCTGGTGATCGAGTGCATGGCGGTCAGGCCGGACCTGCAGTGGACCTGCGAGCACCGCATCGTCGGCAGCACCCACGGCGTGGTCACCAACGTGCGTTCCGACCACCTGGAAGTGCAGGGCCCCCGGCTCGAGGACGTGGCGCGCGGCCTGGCGGGCACCATCCCATGCAACGCCGCCTTCTTCACGGGGGAGGAGACCTTTGCGCCCTATCTCGAGCAGCAGGCGCGGCGGCGCGGCTCCCGCTTCCAGCGGACCGTCCCCTCCACGGTGAGCGAGGAGGATCTGGCTCCCTTCACCTATGTCGAGTTCGCGGAGAACGTGAGCCTGGCTCTCGACGTCTGCGAGGCGGCCGGCGTGCAGCGGTGCAAGGCGCTGGAGGGCATGTGGAAGGTGCGCCCCGACGTGGGCGCCCTCGACCGCGTGCGCATCGACGTGCCGGGCAAGGAGGTCCACTTCGTCAACGCCTTCGCGGCCAACGATCCCGAATCCACGGCGCGGATCTGGGAGCACCTGGGCCTGTCGAAGAGCCCCGAAGCGGCGATCGTGCTCTACAACAACCGGGCGGACCGCATGCGGCGCGCCCGCGACCTGGCTCCCCTCTTCGGCGACACGATAACCGCCCGCCGCTACGTGCTGGTGGGCGAATCGACGGCGCAACTCTCCGATCTCTTCGGCCGGCGCGTGCCGCGCGACAGCGTCGTGGACCTGGGCGGGCTGGACGCGGCCGAGGCCTGGCGCAGACTCGTCGAGATCTGCGGCGAGCGGGCCACCGTGGTGGGCGTCGGGAACATCGGCGGGGCGGGCATGGCCCTGCTCGATCTGCTGAGGGAGAAGGAGGTGGCGCCGTGA